Genomic window (Nicotiana sylvestris chromosome 7, ASM39365v2, whole genome shotgun sequence):
CCTTTTCATTTCTTGATTTTATTACAACACAATTGTTggttcttttgtttttgttgttggtGGAGATTTTTATTTGAAAATGTTACTGCATATATTAACTGTTTTATGCTTAACTCCATTTCTTGTGGAGTGTTTAGACCCTGCATTTAATGATGATGTAATGGGTTTAATTGTATTCAAAGCTGGATTCACTGACCCTAAATCAAAGCTTACATCTTGGACTGAAGATGATGCTACTCCTTGTAATTGGGTTGGTATAAAATGTGATCCTTATTCCAATAGAGTTTCTGAGATTCTGCTTGACAATTTCTCTCTTTCTGGGCATATAGGTAGAAGCCTGTTGAGGTTACAATTCTTGAGGGTTTTATCTTTGTCTAACAATAACTTTACTGGCAATATTAATCCCATTCTTGCCCAAATACCAAGTTTGAGGGTTATTGATTTGAGTGACAACAGTTTGTCAgggtcacttcctgatgattTTTTTAGACAATGTGGGTCTCTACAAGCTGTTTCCTTTGCCAAGAATAATCTCACTGGCCAAATCCCTGATTCTTTAACCTCTTGCTCAACACTAGAAAGGGTTAACTTTTCGTCGAACGGGCTTTCAGGTCAATTGCCCTCAGGGTTATGGTCCCTGAGCTCTCTTCGATACCTCGATATTTCTGATAATGTATTGGAGGGTGAGATTCCTAAAGCAATTGAGGGTTTATATTCTTTGAGGTCAATTAATTTGCAGAAGAACAAGTTCACCGGTTGGCTGCCTGAAAATATTGGGAACTGTGTGCAGCTTAAGTCTATTGATCTCAGTGAGAATTTGCTTAGTGGAGGCCTTCCTGAATCTATGAGAAGACTTGGTTTATGTACCACTATGGATTTAAGATCAAATTCATTCAATGGGGAGATTCCAGATTGGATAGCTGAAATGAAAAGCCTGCAAGTTTTGGATCTTTCTGCAAATAATCTTTCTGGTAGGATACCAAGCTCTATGGGAGATCTTCCATTGCTAGCGGAACTGAATTTGTCGAATAATCAGTTTGTTGGAAGCTTGCCTCGGTCCTTGATGAAGTGCATTAACCTTGTAATCTTGGACATTGGGCACAACCTCTTGACTGGTAATCTTCCTTCTTGGGCCTTCACATTGGGACTAAAGAGCATTTCCCTTTCCGGTAATAGGTTTACCGGAAGTATAGATTATCCGCCAACGTCCATAGCTACTTCCTATCAAAGCCTTCAAGTTTTGGATTTGTCCTCCAATGCATTATCTGGTGAAATACCGTCTGCCATTTGGAACATCAATAGCTTGGAGGTCATGAATATTTCCCGGAACTTTTTGACAGGTATTATCCCAGAAGCTGTAGGTAAACTAAATGCAACCCGAGTTCTTGATTTAAGTCACAATCAACTTAATGGAAGCATTCCCTATGAAATTGGGAGTGCTGTTTCATTGCTGGAACTGAAGTTGAGAGAAAATCGTCTGAGTGGTACAATTCCCGCGGATATAGCAAATTGCTCCGCTCTAACTTTGTTGTAAGTTTCTATCCACTTCCATCTTATATTCTCCTAAATGTGTGCTTTTTTGTATTCGTACCTACTGTTACATCAAGTAAGGTAGTTTTTAGCTTTTTCGATCatgttttcttctttcttgttCGCAATTGTTATGGCTGTTTGATTCTATGAGTCACCTGTTGTACATTTTTTATTATGTAGGGACCTGTCACACAACAACCTCACTGGCCCTATCCCTCCAGAGATTTCTAAGTTGACCATTCTTGAGGTAGTGGATTTCTCTTTTAACCAAATATCCGGGAGCTTGCCTAAAGAACTAACCAACCTTTCCCACCTTATCACATTTAATGTATCCCACAACCATCTCAAAGGTGAACTTCCAGTAGGTGGCTTTTTCAACACCATTTCTCCCTCATCTGTTGTTGGTAATCCATCCCTTTGTGGTTCTGTTCTCAACCACTCTTGCCCTGCAGTCCATCCCAAACCTCTTGTACTAAACCCCAATTCATCTGACTCGAGTCATGGTTCTGTTAATTCGCTTGGTCGTAAGAGAATCATGCTCAGTATATCATCTCTCATTGCCATCGGAGCGGCAGTTTTCATAGCTCTTGGAGTAGTGGTTGTCAGTATTCTCAATCTACACGTGCGCTCTTCTATGGCACTCTCTGCTGCAACTTTCACCTTATCTGGTGGCGATGACTATAGCCATTCACATGGTACAGAAGCCAACCTCGGCAAACTTGTTATGTTCTCTGGTGATGCAGATTTTGTTGCTGGAACTCAAGCACTGCTCAACAAGGGTAACGAACTTGGACGTGGTGGTTTCGGAGCCGTTTACAAGACAGAACTCGGAGATGGACGTTCTCTTGCAATCAAGAAGCTCAACATTACAAGTTTGATCAAGTCACAAGAAGATTTTGAGAGTGAAATGAAAAGTCTCGGAAGCATCAGACACCAGAACCTAGTGGCACTTGAAGGTTATTATTGGACTCCTTCACTTCAACTCCTGATTAATGAATATGTATCTGGTGGAAGCTTGTACAAATTACTCCATGAGGAAAGCTCTAAAAGCAGTCTCTCTTGGCAGCAAAGATTCAACATTATTCTTGATACCGCCAAGGGCTTAGCCTATCTGCATCAGCTGAGCATTATTCACTATAATATGAAGTCGACCAATGTCCTCATAGACGATGCTTCTGCCAATGCCAAAGTTGGAGATTTTGGCTTGGCTCGTTTATTACCTGTCTTGGATCGTTACATCTTGAGCAGCAAAATTCAGAGTGCACTTGGATACATGGCTCCTGAATTTGCATGCCAAACAGTAAAGATAACTGAGAAATGTGATGTCTATGGATTTGGTATCTTGACTCTTGAGGTGGTGACAGGGAAAAAACCCGTGGAGTACATGGAAGACGATGTGCTTGTATTATGTGACATGGTGCGGGGGGCATTGGAAGAAGGCAGGATAGAAGAGTGCATTGACCAACGGCTCCAAGGTCATTTCCCCGTCGAAGAGGCAATTCCAGTTGTGAAACTTGGTTTAATATGTGCATCTCAAGTTCCATCAAATCGACCAGATATGGAAGAAGTGATCAAAATTTTGGAGTTAATCCGATGTCCATCAGAAAGTCCAGAGGAGATAGAGTAATATTATAAGTTGTTTGTGGAAAACAAGATTATAGAGAATGAGTTTTGTGGTGAACAGGAATTCAGTTAGTTTCTTAGAAGACAGGAAATACATTTGGAGAAGGTCATTATGCTGTTGTTATTTTACTATATCCAAATATCTATCTCATTTGTTAAATCTTTTATATGTTATTTAAATAACTGGATTCCTCTTCACCAGCTCCAGTTTGGGGACCTTTGTTAGATTTTGATAGACTGGCATTGTCTTTATGTAATATTGAGACATCCAACTTCTGTCTCTGGACTGTCTTGTGCTTGTTTGATGTTGTTGTCCATACAAAGCTGAAAAATACATCCTTTGTATTTTTATAGCAGAAGCCTCTTTAAGCCCCACATGGATTTGTGATGAAATGAAAACATCAAAGTAGGCCACCATTCAGTGGCATTTCCTGAATTTTTGGTCTGGTGACCATCTTAAGACATTTGATTTCTTTTTACACAAATTAAGCATACTGCCCCGCGGCTTTTGTTTAATGGTAGAGACGTAGATCAAGGTAAGGGTAAAGGGGCGGCTCATTCTCTGAGGAGTTTTGAACTATGCTTTGTCCCCACTCACCTCCGGCGCCAAGTATTTATCCACTTTGTGCTTTTCAAGAGTTACTATTATTTTATATTTCGAAACTAGAAAATGTTGTCAAGTATTAATTTTGAATTACAAAATTCTCAACAAGCAACTTTTTTCGAGGGTAATAATTTATAGGTGGGGTGCATGGGTCTTATCCCTTTCTTGAATAATCAGAAAAGGTACCGAAAGAAAGCATTCACTACCACACTTGTTGTATAGTAAGAGAGATGGAGGTTGGTGAAATAATTAATGCTTCGATGTCAAGTCTTTACTACAATGAATTAAAGACTAGAGGGGGACCTAATGATTTACTGCAATATGGGTGGACCTTTTCTCAACCTTAACTCTACTTGTCCCATGTGCATGAAAATGGGTTGCTATCATGCCCAGTTTTAACAATAAAGAGCTTTATATATTTATGCAAAAGTGAAATTTAAACGCACCAATATATTTTGGCGTTAAATTTTTACCGGGCCGGGTTTAACGATGCTTCAATTTCAAATTGGTGGAGCTTCGCTATATGAATTATAGCTTTCTCTGTGGATCATTATGCTCTACTTAGGTTCATTCCACTTcattttaggggtcgtttggtcgaTGGTGTAGCTATACAGGAACAATGTATAGCTTATTATgcaataaataataatataaggATGGTTATGTTGAAAATAAATAGTACGGGAATTGTTATATGGAGAATAAATAATTGATGAAGtgatataaaataatatataaattctCGTATAACTAATACACATTAGTTACACAATATTTGGTTGACGGTATTAAACTCCACATATATTATGCGGAGTTTATTATTTGAAACTGAATGTAGTACTTAGTTATGTGAAGATTAACTGTAATGCAGGATTTTATAATTCATTTTAAACGTTGTATAAAATTATATAGATTTTTATGGTATGATTGTTTTTGCTTATATTGGTAATAAAGCATGCCTTTAGAGGGCGTTTGGTTCTGTGATAAGTTATGCAGAAATTAATAGTACAAAGATTAATAATGAAGAATTGTAATACATAGATCAGTAATATAGAGAAAGTTTTATCATTGTTTGCAATCTTCTCTTTTATTTAGATTTGAGAGTGGCAAATATTAAGGGGTATGAATAAAATATTGAGACAAGCAAAATTGATGTTTCTTGCTCTACAAGTTCGACAAACAATGTTATTTCTGCAAGTTGAAATGATTATTAAAGCACTTGTTCCTGCCATACTTGGTTAGTTTAAGCATTATGCCTAATCAAGAAATAGTACTAATATATAGCCATCATTAAAGCATTCGTCTGCTCATAATTCATGTCCAACTTACTCTTGGATCGATTATGGTGTAAGTAATACATTTCTTGCATGCTTGAGAATTTTTTAAATAATGTCATCAGACCTACCATGATCAGGGGGACTCACTTACGACAACAGAGAGTCAGAGATGATTAAATTTCCTAGCGTTTCAATTTTTTCTGAAGTAACCACCATGTCTTTAAAAATAGATATGTGATTTCTTCGTCTCTATCTAAGCTTTGGTGGATAAAGCTATTTGTTACATGTGTTGGTGGGAGGCCGTGGCCGATGTACAACTGTACATACGAGTTCAATTGAATCCATAACTTTCCACGTGGAACataaatttatatatacaaacatCACTGAATTTGCAATACATAGTAGATAtgacccataactttaaaaatataatgggtttagTGCTAAAAATCTTAGAGTTTaaacccataaaatttaaattctggatccgcaTTTAGTGGGAGGCCGCAAATATATTGTTAAATTAATCAAGGTACGGGAAAATTGACTCATACACAcgattattatatatatatatattacatgaGGAAAAAAAAAGGTATCTTGGACAGCGAACCAAGTGTATAGAACAAGAAGaattttctttcaattctttctctTTTGGGTTTTCACTTTATCAGGACACAATGATGGACTCCATGTTAAACTTTCACTAATCTGCTAGTGCTCTCTTTGCTTTACTAAAGATTTTTCATGAGTGGGGATAAAGCTTCTACAACCTTCAATCTGTTTATTCACCTCATGGAATAAAGTGAAGACTTGGCCAACGTACCCTATACAAAAGTAAAAGGGTAGCGAGTGTTTTGACAACTTTTACAACCAAAGCCAAAAACTTAGAAGAGTGCCATATCCCTACCGGTAATTACCAAAAAATTCCAAATATATATAATACTTTTTGGGGTGTTCTATAACTTTTGACCCCCGCTTGTCCTGTGAGTAGACCTTCAAGGTCAAGTTGAAAGTATTGTCAATGCGACAAGTAAGGGACAACACTTGATAAATTTAAAGTTCCGCCCATGAAATAAGCGCGAGGACAAAAATTCAAGACCATTCACTTTACAAGTAATTTGTGTACTTTACCCCAATTACAAGTGTTATTCCACTTGCTATAAAGAAGATTGTAATGTAAGACTCCGATTTTTCAACTCAACTTACAATTAAGTGTCTGGAGACTCTGATCACTTGCGCACAACTCGATTTATTTACCGAGTATCTACTATTTCATACCGACATATGTAACGGGTATTTTGTCCACAAAAGTTTAGGcaaatgaataaaaaaaaattacctaGTATTATTAAACTAtaagggtcgtttggttgggaaaCAAGTTATCCCATGATTAGTTATCCCACCCCCAtggaataaaaaaaattacaattcTGGGATGACTAATTCCGGAATTAATAATACCACGACTTTATTCCAAACAAACGtggataaactcatctcaaatttgaACCCGAAATTAATTATCTCTTATTCCTCGTACCAACGAGAGCCGTAATTTTCAAGATTTGCACCCGGCTTCTTCATTGAGCACACTACCACATCATCGCGCATaagggggtggggggggggggggttatcaGACTCTCAGTAAAATGACTCATCTGTAATCCAAACTTTACAAGGTTGGTGTATGAATCTATGGCTAACTATATACATTTTCAGTAAAAGATTTTTTTACCAAGTCAGcctgaaaaaaaaaaacatatactCTAAATCTTTTTTCACTTAGACAAACAAACTCACCAGCATGAGTAGTAGAAAACAGATGGGAACTTTCACAATTCAGCTATCTAGGATTTGATATCACACCAATTAAAAAAAGGACTCACTTAAGAGAGTGTCAAAAACAATATGATAAGATAGTGGAACATTTTCAGCCTTTAGGTTCCAAGGCAAGTGCTCTTTTTGGTAGATTGATTGATAACCTCCTATTTCCTTTTCTCCCTTCATCCTCAGAATCTAAAGGTTGCAATCTATTCTAAATTTGTTCCTCAAATTATAAACAGCAGTTAtagtaaaagaaaaaaatcttCTTTACTACTAAATCCTAGGCTTTCAAGGATCAATCAAAGAGAAGCTAGTCCACAAGACTAATATCAGTGTAAACTTCCAAAAGGACGAACGCAACAACCAGTTGAACCACATTAAGGTTTAAATCCATTTGAACATGGTAGGAGCAGAATCACATTATTCACATTTCAATCTCAAGAAGAAATTGGGCAAGTAGGTATAATTTGCTATATTGCACTTCAATTAAAGAATCATTCCAAATCGTGTACAAAACGGTATCTAGAACCAAAACCTTCTGTCAAAAGAATGTTTTAAGAGAAAGAATATCCAAATTGGTAAAAACAAAAAAACTGAGATTTAAATTACAAAAAGGTCTTTACACGTTGTTTAGCTCTTCCGTGGTGTATGTACCTcctgtaacaaaaaaaaaattctttctctTGGATATTCTATTACTAATCATCCCAGTCATTTTCCCACCCATCTTTTTTAGAAGACCTAGACGTGAGGCCATTAGCAGAGATAGTCCCATAAGTATGTCCACCTGGTGACTTCACTGCATTCTCCTCATCCCAATCGTCATCCCAATCCTGATCCCAACCATCTGCTGTAACAACATTTGTAGCTGAGGCAGATTCTGGTACTCCCATCTCTAATTCCTGATATGGAACTCCATCTTGATGTCTCTTCTTCCTTAGCTTGCAGCAAGCCCATGTCCCACCAAAAAGTAGGGTTACAAGAAAAAGGAAGTATGCACCATAGACAGGGGTCACGCGCTTAGAATAAAGAGACACCTGCTGCAGAATGTTATCCATAGAGACACGGCGGTCCAATTGAAGCCTGCAACTACCATCTCCAGCATTCAGCACTATTTCAGAACCTTTGCCCATGATTGATGAGATATCGATCTATCATAGCAGATTTATAATATTAGAAGGGACATCCAGCATAGCATAACATATGGAATAAGCAGGTTTGTACTCGCACAAAATTGCTTAATTAAGAACACAGTACACATAGGACGTCAGCAATCATGGCTGGAGCAAAAGTAACAATTTGGAAGTGTTTGGTAGAAATTACAAGTACAAAAGGTGAATAGCGAATTTGTGTGAGATCATTTTTAGACAAAGTGGAAACTTCTGAGATTTTATAACTAGTGTCTGTAAATTCAAGTTATATAatctccttattttattttagttaccaccatagttttttttttatgttgGGATAATCGAGAAATCCTCGACAGAGAGTGATTCGAAACGCGGTGGATAATGGGCCTG
Coding sequences:
- the LOC104240590 gene encoding probable LRR receptor-like serine/threonine-protein kinase IRK; the protein is MLLHILTVLCLTPFLVECLDPAFNDDVMGLIVFKAGFTDPKSKLTSWTEDDATPCNWVGIKCDPYSNRVSEILLDNFSLSGHIGRSLLRLQFLRVLSLSNNNFTGNINPILAQIPSLRVIDLSDNSLSGSLPDDFFRQCGSLQAVSFAKNNLTGQIPDSLTSCSTLERVNFSSNGLSGQLPSGLWSLSSLRYLDISDNVLEGEIPKAIEGLYSLRSINLQKNKFTGWLPENIGNCVQLKSIDLSENLLSGGLPESMRRLGLCTTMDLRSNSFNGEIPDWIAEMKSLQVLDLSANNLSGRIPSSMGDLPLLAELNLSNNQFVGSLPRSLMKCINLVILDIGHNLLTGNLPSWAFTLGLKSISLSGNRFTGSIDYPPTSIATSYQSLQVLDLSSNALSGEIPSAIWNINSLEVMNISRNFLTGIIPEAVGKLNATRVLDLSHNQLNGSIPYEIGSAVSLLELKLRENRLSGTIPADIANCSALTLLDLSHNNLTGPIPPEISKLTILEVVDFSFNQISGSLPKELTNLSHLITFNVSHNHLKGELPVGGFFNTISPSSVVGNPSLCGSVLNHSCPAVHPKPLVLNPNSSDSSHGSVNSLGRKRIMLSISSLIAIGAAVFIALGVVVVSILNLHVRSSMALSAATFTLSGGDDYSHSHGTEANLGKLVMFSGDADFVAGTQALLNKGNELGRGGFGAVYKTELGDGRSLAIKKLNITSLIKSQEDFESEMKSLGSIRHQNLVALEGYYWTPSLQLLINEYVSGGSLYKLLHEESSKSSLSWQQRFNIILDTAKGLAYLHQLSIIHYNMKSTNVLIDDASANAKVGDFGLARLLPVLDRYILSSKIQSALGYMAPEFACQTVKITEKCDVYGFGILTLEVVTGKKPVEYMEDDVLVLCDMVRGALEEGRIEECIDQRLQGHFPVEEAIPVVKLGLICASQVPSNRPDMEEVIKILELIRCPSESPEEIE